The following coding sequences are from one Thermoplasmatales archaeon window:
- a CDS encoding exo-alpha-sialidase: MKGKKIMILAGIVMAVLIANSFIPSLSATTKEKSISEKISFIPKDVKEEKVEIIKLGTTSKGTTLSSGNFLVSEGSEYDDYMPAVTTDDAGHIVVTWTQERALMNCEIGWAYSSDGSTWTGYATNIGEIRTYSDISWQDCKVYKGLFGIYFDETNLHMGFYTIPDITDIGSISIYYWTRETPDPIDACVADTTYLEGQYYDIHGPAAMYIYHFIYGTYDIPACPEQMITGFENGEPTSGEGTFDAQTRLLTAPADNPSMAGENMNVHYAWDYYNESLKNYQIVWKKIIPVEGDTESTDIEYTPYQKYIDFGRYPSISKSGNNVIIVYMNNDNIYGDWNIKCAYSKDDGATWETSIVAGTPIVDELYPVARFIGGTAYVAYVKEGNLYLVKSEDGGATWSEPEKVNDVDGSVVAEENCVDICKRGIVWVDNRNGNKDIYFSPIPAAIINIDAVSGGFGVKATVSNVGTIPANNVAWSIDLEGGLIILGKHAEGTIPTLAPGASTTISSGLVLGFGKTTIKVNAGGAVRTASGFVLGPFVLGVS; this comes from the coding sequence ATGAAAGGAAAGAAAATAATGATATTGGCGGGAATAGTGATGGCAGTACTGATAGCTAACTCTTTTATACCATCGCTCAGTGCAACAACGAAGGAAAAGAGCATTTCGGAAAAAATATCTTTTATACCAAAGGATGTCAAGGAGGAGAAAGTTGAAATCATAAAACTTGGAACAACAAGTAAAGGCACAACTTTGAGCAGTGGAAATTTTTTAGTAAGTGAAGGCTCTGAGTATGATGACTACATGCCAGCGGTTACAACAGATGATGCGGGGCATATAGTTGTAACATGGACTCAAGAAAGAGCTCTTATGAACTGCGAAATAGGTTGGGCTTATTCCTCTGACGGCTCTACCTGGACTGGATATGCAACAAATATAGGGGAAATACGCACCTATTCTGATATCTCATGGCAGGATTGCAAGGTATACAAAGGATTGTTTGGCATCTATTTTGACGAAACAAATCTCCATATGGGGTTTTATACAATACCTGACATAACAGACATAGGCTCAATTAGTATTTACTACTGGACAAGGGAAACACCTGACCCGATTGATGCATGTGTTGCAGATACTACCTATTTGGAAGGGCAATATTACGATATTCATGGACCCGCTGCTATGTACATTTACCATTTCATATATGGCACATATGATATTCCAGCCTGCCCGGAACAGATGATAACTGGTTTTGAGAATGGAGAGCCTACTAGCGGAGAAGGAACATTTGATGCTCAAACTCGTCTATTAACCGCTCCAGCTGATAATCCAAGTATGGCGGGAGAAAACATGAATGTCCATTATGCGTGGGACTATTATAATGAATCTCTTAAAAATTACCAGATTGTTTGGAAGAAAATTATACCAGTTGAAGGAGATACTGAATCAACAGACATAGAATATACTCCGTATCAGAAATACATTGATTTTGGCAGATATCCATCAATTTCTAAATCAGGCAACAATGTTATAATTGTCTACATGAACAATGACAATATATATGGAGATTGGAATATAAAATGTGCATATAGCAAAGATGATGGGGCAACATGGGAAACAAGCATTGTTGCGGGAACACCTATTGTAGATGAGTTATATCCAGTGGCTCGCTTTATAGGTGGAACCGCATATGTTGCATATGTAAAAGAAGGAAACCTCTACTTAGTGAAATCGGAAGACGGGGGAGCAACTTGGTCAGAGCCAGAAAAAGTCAATGATGTTGATGGAAGCGTTGTTGCAGAAGAAAACTGTGTTGATATATGTAAGAGAGGAATTGTCTGGGTAGATAACAGAAATGGCAACAAAGACATCTATTTCTCTCCAATTCCAGCAGCTATAATAAACATCGATGCCGTATCTGGTGGATTTGGAGTTAAGGCAACAGTCAGCAATGTTGGAACAATTCCAGCAAACAATGTTGCATGGAGCATTGACTTAGAAGGAGGGCTTATAATATTAGGAAAGCATGCGGAAGGAACAATACCAACACTTGCACCAGGAGCAAGCACAACAATAAGCAGTGGATTAGTCCTTGGATTTGGAAAGACAACAATTAAGGTAAATGCAGGAGGAGCAGTAAGAACAGCAAGTGGCTTTGTGCTCGGCCCATTTGTGCTGGGCGTGAGCTGA
- a CDS encoding right-handed parallel beta-helix repeat-containing protein produces MKRKYVIYGLILVGLVIALSCVKEARADTGNTIEVSQAAQLTTSAYHDRNPSFLKAADGTWWVFFARGRTSPAPSDPDTDKYDICYVKSTDNGTTWSEGCLPSIPDGALGSHGAFTPAALQDSSGKIWVFYAANGVGIYYFISEDNGLTWEGPTAAFTGTTIDNHMDALVDNDGKIWVFYMDYSNKGIHARYYDGVSWSLPVLVGDPLDYTYTPRALQEADGTFRVVYGAGPPLSIYLATSSDGQTWSSTLVIDTPNDDYDPVLVKDGETWRLFFAPYILAQDHQWLMTISSTDLSSWSDPVYVTAGSYGSNKWWDFYPEAVTPSSMVLFFTSMKNGTERGDCNIWMYKPVGWDLSNNHFEAIQPAIDFASAGDTIYVSAGTYVEVGQIVISKNLTIIGENKETTIIKPAQDTGGTGDARGWFLVQDGKEFNLSNVTLDGEGKNVSQAIRSKGSGTIHNNIIKNIGYSQYVGWGIVVMGNYNMVVSNNTLTNIQRIGIMAFGSGVTNAEFTGNTYIGKGEGDWLDYGIEIGGGAKATITGNTITNCKGVASDGSKSAGILVTDYYEPGTEATITGNTLTGNYYGIHVGYLTNDTSVVVANYNSISGNTYGLKQVGAVEVDATYNYWGHATGPYHPTLNPDGQGDNVSDNVDFYPWWETPTGSIPPETTLTIGEPSYEDYWITSSTQITLSATDEGSGVDKTYYRIDTGSWQEYTTPFTITEEGEHTIYYYSIDKSGCEEEEKSKVVNVDDTPPETTLTIGEPSYEDYWITSSTPITLSATDEGSGVYITYYKIDDGDWTEYVEPFTITTEGMHTIYYYSIDNLGNTETEKSIVVYVDDTPPETTLTIGEPSYEDYWITSSTPITLSATDEGSGVYITYYKIDDGDWTEYVEPFTITGEGEHTIYYYSIDNLGNIETEKSKVVNVDDTPPETTLTIGEPSYEDYWITSSTPITLSATDEGSGVYITYYKIDDGDWTEYVEPFTITGEGEHTIYYYSIDNLGNIETEKSKVVNVDDTKPTSNANPISPYWQTTILTITATASDDGCGVGSVELWYRYSEDNSTWGAWTLFGTDNIPPWQWVFNFPAGNGYYQFYTRAKDNLGNYEDAPAIPDTICAFNNEPPVTTCSCLGPLGTNGWYIGPVTIYLYATDPQGVAYTRYRINGGEWQIYTGLIHVSTEGLYTVEYYSVDIPGNEEPVKSCSFGIAYSMPITTCTIDGIMGENGWYVSNVQINLVGVAYICGVKETYYRIDGGAWQNYVGPFTFTSEGTHTIEYYSISNSGIVETPAKITVFKIDKTAPTVKVIYPNGGEVLGGTITIRWTASDNIGVASIDLLYSADAGLTWNLIASNIPNTGSYNWNTAGLPYGSNYMIKIIAKDIAGNKASDTSDGTFTITAPTPPTVSIVKPRNALYIFDREIIPLPMPVIIGGITIEATASSTIGVAKVEFYIDNVLKSTDTSAPYSWTWDERAIGMHEIKVIAYDSSGQTAEDRISVTIINPKPSSLFL; encoded by the coding sequence ATGAAAAGAAAATATGTAATATATGGGCTGATTTTGGTTGGGTTAGTGATAGCTTTGAGCTGTGTAAAAGAAGCAAGAGCAGACACTGGCAACACCATTGAGGTGAGCCAGGCTGCCCAGCTTACCACCAGTGCCTACCATGACCGCAACCCGAGCTTCTTAAAGGCCGCGGATGGGACGTGGTGGGTGTTCTTTGCCAGAGGCAGAACTTCTCCCGCGCCTTCCGATCCGGACACGGACAAATATGACATCTGCTACGTCAAATCCACCGACAACGGGACGACCTGGAGCGAGGGATGCTTGCCTTCGATTCCAGATGGAGCGCTGGGTTCACATGGTGCGTTCACCCCTGCTGCCTTGCAGGACAGCAGTGGCAAAATCTGGGTTTTCTATGCGGCGAACGGGGTAGGTATCTACTATTTCATCTCCGAGGACAATGGTCTCACCTGGGAGGGCCCAACGGCGGCCTTCACGGGTACCACCATTGACAACCACATGGATGCTTTGGTAGATAACGATGGCAAGATCTGGGTCTTTTACATGGACTACAGCAACAAAGGAATCCATGCGCGCTACTATGACGGGGTTAGTTGGTCATTGCCAGTGCTGGTGGGCGATCCGTTGGACTATACCTACACGCCACGGGCTTTACAGGAGGCAGATGGCACTTTCCGCGTGGTGTACGGCGCCGGGCCGCCGCTGAGCATTTACCTGGCAACCTCGTCGGATGGTCAGACGTGGTCGAGCACACTGGTCATTGATACACCCAATGATGACTACGATCCAGTCTTGGTAAAAGATGGCGAAACCTGGCGGCTGTTCTTTGCTCCCTACATTCTTGCGCAGGATCACCAATGGTTGATGACTATTTCCTCGACGGATCTATCTAGCTGGTCCGATCCTGTATATGTTACTGCAGGAAGCTATGGCTCAAACAAGTGGTGGGACTTTTATCCCGAGGCGGTAACGCCATCGAGTATGGTGCTGTTCTTCACCTCGATGAAGAATGGGACAGAGCGTGGTGACTGCAACATCTGGATGTACAAACCAGTAGGTTGGGATCTGTCCAACAACCACTTTGAAGCCATCCAGCCTGCCATTGACTTCGCCAGCGCAGGCGACACCATCTATGTGTCGGCGGGGACTTACGTAGAAGTGGGGCAGATCGTTATCAGCAAGAACCTGACCATCATTGGTGAAAACAAGGAAACCACTATTATCAAGCCGGCACAGGATACCGGTGGAACCGGTGACGCCCGTGGATGGTTCCTGGTACAGGATGGAAAGGAATTCAACCTGAGCAATGTGACCCTGGATGGAGAAGGCAAGAATGTTAGTCAGGCTATCCGTTCCAAGGGCAGCGGCACCATTCATAACAACATCATCAAGAATATCGGCTACTCGCAATATGTCGGTTGGGGTATAGTGGTCATGGGCAATTACAACATGGTGGTAAGCAACAATACCCTTACCAATATCCAACGCATTGGGATAATGGCGTTTGGTAGCGGTGTTACCAATGCAGAGTTTACTGGAAACACCTACATCGGCAAGGGCGAGGGCGACTGGCTGGACTACGGCATTGAAATTGGTGGGGGTGCCAAGGCTACTATCACCGGCAACACCATCACGAATTGCAAGGGCGTAGCCTCAGACGGTTCCAAGTCCGCGGGCATTCTCGTGACCGACTACTATGAGCCTGGCACAGAAGCCACCATAACGGGCAACACACTCACCGGTAACTACTATGGCATACATGTCGGTTATCTCACTAATGACACGAGTGTCGTGGTAGCCAATTACAACAGCATATCGGGCAACACCTATGGCCTAAAGCAGGTCGGAGCTGTAGAGGTCGATGCAACCTACAATTACTGGGGCCATGCAACTGGACCATATCATCCAACTTTAAATCCAGATGGGCAAGGAGATAATGTAAGTGATAATGTTGATTTCTATCCATGGTGGGAAACACCCACCGGAAGCATTCCACCAGAAACAACATTAACAATTGGAGAACCTTCCTACGAGGATTATTGGATAACTTCATCTACTCAAATAACTTTATCTGCAACAGATGAAGGAAGTGGAGTAGATAAGACATATTACAGGATTGATACTGGCTCATGGCAAGAATATACCACTCCATTTACAATTACAGAAGAAGGAGAACATACAATTTATTATTACAGCATAGATAAGTCAGGATGTGAAGAAGAAGAAAAATCAAAAGTTGTTAATGTTGATGATACTCCACCAGAAACAACATTAACAATTGGAGAACCTTCCTACGAGGATTATTGGATAACTTCATCTACTCCAATAACTTTATCTGCAACAGATGAAGGAAGTGGAGTATATATAACATATTACAAGATTGATGATGGGGATTGGACAGAATATGTTGAGCCATTTACAATTACAACAGAAGGAATGCATACAATTTATTACTATAGCATTGATAATTTAGGAAACACTGAAACAGAAAAATCAATAGTTGTTTATGTTGATGATACTCCACCAGAAACAACATTAACAATTGGAGAACCTTCCTACGAGGATTATTGGATAACTTCATCTACTCCAATAACTTTATCTGCAACAGATGAAGGAAGTGGAGTATATATAACATATTACAAGATTGATGATGGGGATTGGACAGAATATGTTGAGCCATTTACAATTACAGGAGAAGGAGAACATACAATTTATTACTATAGCATTGATAATTTAGGAAACATTGAAACAGAAAAATCAAAAGTTGTTAATGTTGATGATACTCCACCAGAAACAACATTAACAATTGGAGAACCTTCCTACGAGGATTATTGGATAACTTCATCTACTCCAATAACTTTATCTGCAACAGATGAAGGAAGTGGAGTATATATAACATATTACAAGATTGATGATGGGGATTGGACAGAATATGTTGAGCCATTTACAATTACAGGAGAAGGAGAACATACAATTTATTACTATAGCATTGATAATTTAGGAAACATTGAAACAGAAAAATCAAAAGTTGTTAATGTTGATGATACAAAGCCAACAAGCAATGCAAATCCAATTTCACCATACTGGCAGACAACGATCTTAACAATTACCGCCACCGCAAGCGATGATGGATGCGGTGTAGGAAGTGTTGAGCTCTGGTATCGCTATTCTGAGGATAATTCAACATGGGGAGCATGGACATTATTTGGAACAGATAATATTCCACCATGGCAATGGGTGTTTAACTTCCCAGCAGGCAATGGATATTATCAATTCTATACAAGAGCTAAGGATAATTTAGGAAACTATGAAGATGCACCAGCAATTCCGGATACAATTTGTGCGTTTAACAATGAGCCACCAGTAACAACTTGCTCATGCCTTGGACCACTTGGAACAAATGGATGGTATATTGGACCAGTTACAATTTATCTGTATGCAACAGATCCACAAGGAGTTGCATATACAAGATATAGAATAAATGGAGGAGAATGGCAAATTTATACTGGTTTAATACATGTTTCAACAGAAGGGCTTTACACAGTTGAATACTATTCAGTTGATATTCCTGGAAATGAGGAGCCAGTTAAATCCTGCAGCTTTGGAATTGCATATTCAATGCCAATAACAACTTGCACAATAGATGGAATAATGGGTGAAAATGGATGGTATGTAAGCAATGTGCAGATTAACCTGGTAGGCGTTGCTTACATATGCGGAGTTAAAGAAACATATTATCGCATTGATGGAGGAGCATGGCAGAATTATGTTGGACCATTTACATTTACATCAGAGGGAACACATACAATAGAATATTATTCAATAAGCAATTCTGGAATAGTTGAAACACCAGCAAAGATAACTGTCTTTAAGATAGATAAAACAGCGCCAACAGTTAAAGTAATATATCCAAATGGTGGCGAGGTATTAGGAGGAACAATAACAATAAGATGGACAGCAAGCGATAATATAGGAGTTGCAAGCATTGATTTGCTATATAGCGCTGATGCAGGCTTAACCTGGAATTTAATAGCAAGCAATATTCCAAATACTGGTTCATACAATTGGAATACCGCTGGCTTACCATATGGAAGCAACTACATGATTAAAATAATTGCAAAAGATATTGCTGGAAATAAGGCAAGTGATACAAGTGATGGAACATTCACAATAACAGCACCAACCCCACCAACAGTGAGCATAGTTAAACCAAGAAATGCATTGTATATCTTTGATAGAGAAATAATTCCATTGCCAATGCCAGTAATAATAGGAGGAATAACAATTGAAGCAACTGCAAGCTCAACTATAGGCGTTGCAAAAGTAGAATTCTATATTGATAATGTTCTTAAATCCACAGATACAAGTGCACCATATTCATGGACATGGGATGAAAGAGCAATAGGAATGCATGAGATAAAAGTGATTGCATATGATAGCAGTGGCCAGACAGCGGAAGATAGAATAAGCGTAACCATAATAAATCCTAAACCCTCTTCCCTTTTTCTTTAA
- a CDS encoding MTH1187 family thiamine-binding protein, translating to MIIAEFAIFPTSEGISVSKYVKRAIEEIEKRGLKHETGAMATTIEAKNIDEIFEVVKRSYEAIVEMGARRIHIDLRIDHRLDKDATIESKKRAIK from the coding sequence ATGATTATTGCGGAATTTGCAATATTTCCAACATCTGAAGGTATATCAGTGAGCAAATATGTTAAAAGAGCAATAGAGGAGATAGAAAAAAGAGGACTTAAGCATGAAACTGGAGCAATGGCAACAACAATAGAAGCAAAAAATATTGATGAAATTTTTGAAGTAGTAAAGAGATCTTATGAAGCAATTGTTGAAATGGGAGCAAGAAGAATACACATAGATTTGAGAATCGACCATCGCCTTGATAAGGATGCAACAATTGAATCAAAGAAAAGGGCGATAAAATGA
- a CDS encoding urocanate hydratase: protein MQIKAKRGKILRCKGWRQEGLLRMLENNLENAEIPDKLIVYGGSGKVARNWECYHKIVESLKEIEEDETLLIQSGKPVAIFETRKESPLVLIANSNIVPKWSNWEKFYELEQLGLIMYGQMTAGSWCYIGTQGIIQGTYETFSACAKKHFNGSLNGKVVLTGGLGGMGGAQPLAIKMNGGVALVVECDEKRIERRIKAGYCDVKTDDIDEAIEIVKSAREDKEAVSVALLGNCADVHPELVRRGIKPDVVTDQTSAHDALNGYVPKGYYGGNLEEAFELRRENPKKYIELSMKSMAEHCKAMLDFKKNGSIVFDYGNNLRGQAYEAGLKDAFSYPGFVVEYIRPMFCEGRGPFRWISLTGNENDILITDELVMKIFPENEILKNWIRKAEENLPWEGLPARVCWLGYGERDKFALEINRLVREEVIGPIGISRDHLDAGSVASPNRETEKMKDGSDAIADWPLLNALLNCCAGADSVAIHNGGGVGIGLSTHAGMIVICDGSRESDERIKRVFKTDPGLGVVRHADAGYEKAIEMAKKFGIKMPML, encoded by the coding sequence ATGCAGATAAAAGCTAAAAGAGGAAAAATTTTGAGATGCAAGGGATGGAGGCAGGAAGGATTGCTGAGGATGCTTGAAAATAATCTTGAAAATGCTGAAATTCCAGATAAGCTAATTGTTTATGGTGGCTCTGGAAAAGTAGCGAGGAACTGGGAATGCTATCATAAAATTGTTGAGAGTTTAAAAGAAATTGAAGAAGATGAGACATTGCTTATTCAATCAGGTAAGCCAGTAGCAATTTTTGAAACAAGGAAAGAAAGCCCACTCGTCCTTATAGCAAATTCAAATATTGTGCCAAAATGGAGCAACTGGGAAAAATTCTATGAGCTTGAGCAACTCGGGCTGATAATGTACGGGCAAATGACCGCTGGCTCCTGGTGCTACATAGGCACACAGGGAATAATTCAAGGAACATATGAAACATTTTCAGCATGTGCAAAAAAGCATTTCAATGGCTCTCTCAATGGTAAGGTTGTCCTCACTGGAGGGCTCGGCGGGATGGGGGGAGCGCAACCTCTTGCAATAAAAATGAATGGAGGGGTTGCTCTTGTTGTGGAGTGCGATGAGAAGAGGATTGAAAGGAGAATAAAGGCGGGATACTGCGATGTTAAGACAGATGATATTGATGAGGCGATTGAAATTGTAAAGAGTGCTAGGGAAGATAAAGAAGCTGTTTCTGTTGCATTACTCGGCAATTGTGCTGATGTTCATCCTGAGCTTGTTAGGCGGGGAATAAAGCCTGATGTTGTTACTGATCAAACTTCTGCACATGATGCTTTGAATGGATATGTTCCAAAAGGATATTACGGGGGTAATTTAGAAGAGGCATTTGAATTGAGAAGGGAAAATCCGAAGAAATACATAGAGCTTTCCATGAAATCAATGGCGGAGCACTGCAAGGCAATGCTTGACTTCAAGAAAAATGGTTCGATTGTTTTTGATTATGGAAATAATCTCAGAGGGCAGGCATATGAAGCGGGTTTAAAAGATGCCTTTAGCTATCCTGGATTTGTTGTTGAGTATATTCGTCCGATGTTTTGTGAGGGGAGAGGGCCATTCAGATGGATTTCTTTAACTGGCAATGAAAATGATATACTGATAACTGATGAGCTTGTGATGAAAATTTTTCCAGAAAATGAAATATTAAAAAATTGGATTAGGAAAGCGGAGGAAAATCTCCCATGGGAAGGCCTGCCCGCAAGAGTATGCTGGCTTGGATATGGTGAAAGAGATAAGTTTGCTCTCGAAATCAATAGGCTTGTAAGGGAAGAAGTAATTGGTCCAATTGGAATTTCTCGCGACCATCTTGATGCGGGTAGCGTTGCATCTCCTAATAGGGAAACAGAAAAAATGAAGGATGGAAGCGATGCAATTGCGGACTGGCCATTGCTTAATGCATTGCTCAACTGCTGTGCGGGGGCGGATAGCGTTGCAATACATAATGGAGGGGGTGTAGGAATTGGCCTATCCACTCATGCGGGAATGATTGTGATATGTGATGGGAGCAGGGAGAGTGATGAAAGGATAAAAAGAGTTTTCAAAACTGACCCTGGCCTAGGAGTCGTAAGGCATGCGGACGCTGGCTATGAAAAAGCAATAGAAATGGCAAAAAAGTTTGGAATAAAAATGCCAATGCTATAA
- a CDS encoding replication factor C small subunit, with protein MIWTEKYRPNRLDEIVGQENIVKSLKAYVASGSIPHLLFAGPAGTGKTTCAIAIARELYGERWRENFAELNASDERGLEVVRSRIKNFARTAPISNAPFKIIFLDEADALTPDAQAALRRIMERYTATCRFILSCNYSSKIIEPIQSRCVVFRFSTIKGEDMEKYIRKIAEKEGIEIEPDGMASLIYVANGDMRKAINILQVASNVSKEINSDIIYRVTSVLRPESARELLEIALIKKDFLMAREKLDKMFMEDGLSGEDIVKGLHSAIFDLPINERLKAELIDRIGEVEFRIVEGSNERIQLEAFIAYLVSIVRK; from the coding sequence ATGATATGGACGGAGAAATACAGACCAAACAGGCTCGATGAAATAGTCGGGCAGGAAAATATAGTAAAGAGCTTGAAAGCATATGTAGCAAGCGGTAGCATACCCCATTTGCTTTTTGCTGGGCCTGCGGGAACAGGGAAAACAACCTGTGCAATTGCAATTGCCAGGGAATTATATGGTGAGAGATGGAGAGAAAATTTTGCGGAGCTGAATGCAAGCGATGAGCGTGGTTTGGAAGTTGTAAGAAGCAGAATAAAAAATTTTGCAAGAACAGCTCCAATAAGCAATGCCCCCTTCAAAATAATTTTCCTGGATGAGGCAGATGCTCTCACTCCTGATGCACAAGCTGCGTTGAGGAGAATAATGGAAAGATATACCGCTACTTGTAGATTTATTCTCTCCTGCAATTATAGCAGTAAAATTATAGAGCCAATTCAGTCAAGGTGTGTTGTTTTCAGATTCTCTACTATAAAAGGAGAGGATATGGAAAAATATATAAGGAAAATAGCGGAAAAAGAAGGTATTGAAATTGAGCCAGATGGAATGGCATCCCTTATATATGTTGCAAATGGAGATATGAGAAAGGCAATAAATATATTGCAGGTTGCTTCAAATGTATCAAAAGAGATAAATTCAGATATAATATACAGGGTTACATCTGTTCTTAGGCCGGAAAGTGCTCGCGAGTTATTGGAAATTGCTCTCATTAAAAAAGATTTTTTGATGGCAAGAGAAAAGCTAGATAAGATGTTTATGGAAGATGGATTATCTGGTGAAGATATAGTAAAAGGACTTCATTCCGCAATATTTGATCTTCCAATAAATGAAAGGCTTAAAGCAGAGCTGATTGATAGAATTGGAGAAGTGGAATTCAGGATTGTTGAAGGAAGTAATGAAAGAATTCAGCTAGAAGCATTTATTGCATACCTTGTTTCAATTGTGAGAAAATGA
- a CDS encoding transglutaminase domain-containing protein has product MAFMLCGCLFAFEREGFKEEDLLPPLPYFVSFEEKPPQSSFLAYSASYEVTWKISPAYSLSRCAFKIYINNTGESDIFVYGFAIKINGREQISKYEHGKEILRGENKSFIFSFLCPEEGNHSYKLGVYFMAGKGRKWYDHGLKYLKEEKYIEVKGFESKKEHKFYKNYFRYFDKINELVNPFDPIIKSKANEITSKYGSSYNIAKICAIFDWVYENVEYKKEEKDEWNKPSYAIFNGGDCEEFAMLISALISAIGGNARIYLTDNHAFSSIYIGKNLSLLECIDAYYSANLTYAIFEDEFGYWLVADPLSYFYLGCLPVGSAVAGEKGNVYDFYMITSELHAIDVLGK; this is encoded by the coding sequence TTGGCTTTTATGTTATGTGGTTGTTTATTTGCATTTGAGAGAGAGGGGTTTAAAGAGGAGGATTTGCTTCCGCCCCTTCCATATTTTGTGAGTTTTGAGGAGAAGCCCCCTCAAAGTTCTTTTTTGGCATATTCCGCAAGTTATGAAGTTACTTGGAAAATATCTCCTGCCTATTCCTTGAGCAGATGCGCTTTTAAGATATACATCAATAATACAGGGGAAAGCGATATTTTTGTTTATGGTTTTGCAATAAAGATCAATGGGAGAGAGCAAATAAGTAAATATGAGCATGGGAAGGAAATTTTGAGGGGAGAAAACAAATCATTTATTTTTTCATTTCTTTGCCCTGAGGAAGGAAATCATAGCTATAAGTTAGGAGTATATTTCATGGCGGGGAAGGGAAGGAAATGGTATGACCATGGTTTAAAATATTTGAAGGAAGAAAAATATATTGAAGTGAAAGGTTTTGAAAGCAAGAAAGAGCACAAATTTTATAAAAACTATTTTAGATATTTTGATAAAATAAATGAGCTTGTAAATCCTTTTGATCCAATTATTAAATCAAAGGCAAATGAAATAACATCAAAATATGGTTCTTCATATAATATTGCAAAGATATGTGCAATTTTTGACTGGGTATATGAAAATGTTGAATATAAAAAAGAAGAGAAGGATGAGTGGAATAAGCCAAGCTATGCAATTTTTAATGGAGGGGATTGTGAGGAATTTGCAATGCTTATCTCAGCTCTTATTTCTGCAATTGGAGGAAATGCAAGAATTTATTTAACTGACAATCATGCTTTTTCCTCAATTTATATAGGAAAAAATCTGAGCTTGCTCGAATGCATTGATGCATACTATTCTGCAAATCTTACCTATGCAATTTTTGAAGATGAATTTGGCTACTGGCTTGTTGCGGACCCTCTTTCCTATTTTTATCTTGGTTGCTTGCCGGTTGGCTCTGCTGTTGCAGGGGAAAAGGGAAATGTTTATGATTTTTACATGATTACGAGTGAGTTGCATGCTATCGATGTGCTCGGGAAATAG
- a CDS encoding TIGR00269 family protein, with the protein MKCTKCKNKAITFIRYNGTYLCEGHFIEFFERRVKKEIRKQGLPEGRIAVALSGGKDSSVACYILWKIIGKHRKRELHAISVDEGIKGYRDKTLKIAKKLCNELSIPHHIISFKEEIGFDLDEISRRRNELGECTYCGVFRRYCLNKKAIEIDAKAIATGHNLDDISQTILMNFVRNDLERMARMAPHKKVQPGYVPRIIPLIEIPEKEIALYAFLNGIEISEHECPYAIRAMRARYRNIIMQLETNHPGTRHSILKSYYEIEPFLSEKYKPAKLKKCKICSIPSSQEICMVCQLKEKLLKIKN; encoded by the coding sequence GTGAAATGCACAAAATGCAAAAATAAAGCAATAACATTCATAAGATATAATGGCACATATCTATGTGAAGGGCATTTCATTGAATTTTTTGAAAGGAGGGTTAAAAAGGAAATAAGGAAGCAGGGTCTGCCAGAAGGAAGAATTGCGGTTGCTCTATCTGGAGGAAAGGATAGCAGTGTTGCATGCTATATTCTTTGGAAAATAATAGGGAAGCACAGGAAAAGGGAATTGCATGCAATAAGTGTTGATGAAGGAATAAAAGGATATAGAGATAAAACATTAAAAATTGCAAAAAAATTATGCAATGAATTAAGCATACCTCATCACATCATCTCTTTTAAAGAAGAAATTGGATTTGATTTGGATGAAATAAGCAGAAGGAGAAATGAATTGGGGGAATGCACATATTGCGGTGTTTTCAGGAGATATTGCCTTAACAAAAAAGCAATTGAAATAGATGCAAAAGCAATTGCAACTGGCCATAATTTAGATGATATATCTCAAACAATACTGATGAATTTTGTAAGAAATGATTTGGAAAGAATGGCAAGGATGGCTCCTCATAAAAAAGTCCAGCCTGGATATGTTCCAAGGATCATTCCTCTCATAGAAATTCCTGAAAAAGAAATAGCTTTATATGCATTTTTGAATGGAATTGAAATAAGCGAACACGAATGCCCCTACGCAATAAGAGCAATGCGAGCTAGATATCGCAACATAATAATGCAACTCGAGACAAATCACCCTGGCACAAGGCACAGCATATTGAAAAGCTACTATGAAATTGAGCCATTCCTTTCAGAAAAATATAAGCCAGCAAAACTTAAAAAATGCAAGATATGCTCAATTCCCTCCTCACAGGAAATTTGCATGGTGTGCCAGCTAAAAGAGAAATTATTAAAAATTAAAAACTAA